The Nitrospira sp. sequence TATCACACTCAGTGAACAGAAAGTTCCATGGCTGGGAGACATTCCGTGGATCGGCTGGCTGTTCAAAACGCAGACTCGCGCGACCGAAAAACTCAATCTGCTTGTATTTCTGACTCCTCACGTCGTGCGAGATCAGAGCGACATGGTCGAATTGAACGCGAGGAAGGCTAGAGATGCGAATTCTCTGCAACGAGAGAACCGAATCGAGGAGCCGACTCGACTGAAGCAAGATGTGCTTGAACGACTCGAGCTCCCGTCGACAGTCGCTCCGTCCTCCTCGACGGAAAACCCCACCAAGCCTTAAGATCGGCACATTCATGGATCGCTGCGACTCCGCTGTCACGCTCTGTAATGGGTCGCTCAACGAACCACTGCTACCAATCCACAAGTCATCATAAGCCCCCCCTCCGAGGAATAGTCGCTTGCCATCTACCTGGATAGACTGCGGCCTAGGAGGACATCCAAATGGAAGACCAACGGGTGAACTGGCGAATACATCGGCGGCTTCCCGTGGCATATCCTGTGATATTCGGAGGCGCCCCATTTGTAGGAGAAGGCATGGTTTCGGACCTCTCCATTTCAGGCTGCTCTGTCAATGGTGAGCGGACAGTCCTGGCGGGTAGTTATATCAAGCTGAGCGTCCTGTTGCCGGATCCAACCGCATCCTTGTACATTGAGCTGGGGAAAGTCCGCTGGGTAAGGGAAAATACATTTGGCGTCGAGTTCATTCGCTTACCGACGATGAGCCGTCACCGATTGGATCGAGTCATGTCTCAAGCGCCGGCCCTAGACGTGAACTGCTTGCCGACATTGGTCTGAACGTCAATCGAACCCCTCAAATCTAGCTGACGCCAGACCGGTACGCGCTGCTGCGATACGCGAAAGGCTAGAATCTAATGAAAGAGCATAGGAGATAGTGGGCGCCTACCACTACCTCGGCAAGCTGCTACAGGACAAACGTTGATCGAGGACCTTGGTAGGGCCGGACGGTTCACCGACTACCATCCCTATAGCATGAGTGAGGCAACCGCGATGTATTGGATGGAGAGGGAGGAATTGCTCTCGGGGTCGGTGTTCAGCCAGGCCAACCCTGGCTGAACACCAGGCTGCACCGCGATAAGAAACCTGTGTGGCTCCTATGCGGACCTACGGCTTTATGTCAAAGTGCAGCGACAAGCCCGCATGCACAAAGATCGTTTTGATCGAGGATTCATAATTATTT is a genomic window containing:
- a CDS encoding PilZ domain-containing protein gives rise to the protein MEDQRVNWRIHRRLPVAYPVIFGGAPFVGEGMVSDLSISGCSVNGERTVLAGSYIKLSVLLPDPTASLYIELGKVRWVRENTFGVEFIRLPTMSRHRLDRVMSQAPALDVNCLPTLV